From a region of the Bacillus thermozeamaize genome:
- a CDS encoding NAD(+) kinase (catalyzes the phosphorylation of NAD to NADP) — protein sequence MVCVGIYVNPTKKHAWEVANQLVHLLEQHGSKPVLEPATADYLKRSDLALPFEQFHQRVELVFVLGGDGTLLGVARALAPYPIPILGINLGHLGFLSEAEPHNLADSVRQILAKRYIVEERMMLETQLFRAGKRTHTFQALNDVGIAKGSFSRMVTNKVLVNGMLLGKYSGDGVLISSPTGSTAYSLSAGGPIISPNVEVLLFTPIAPHTLTARPIVLSPDDEVEIQVLSDHEDLGLTVDGQLGVQLQHGDQILVRRSPYTTQLVKWRENTFFEVVREKLQGQTQEEEEGTCK from the coding sequence ATGGTCTGCGTCGGGATTTATGTCAATCCAACCAAAAAACATGCCTGGGAAGTCGCGAACCAACTGGTGCACTTGTTGGAGCAACACGGAAGCAAGCCCGTTTTGGAACCGGCCACGGCCGATTACCTGAAACGGAGTGACCTGGCGCTTCCGTTTGAGCAATTTCATCAGCGTGTTGAATTGGTTTTTGTCCTCGGGGGAGACGGCACATTGCTGGGAGTCGCGCGAGCCTTGGCGCCTTATCCCATTCCCATCCTCGGCATCAATCTCGGGCATCTGGGATTTCTCTCCGAGGCGGAACCGCACAATTTGGCAGACAGTGTTCGGCAGATCCTGGCAAAGCGGTATATCGTAGAAGAACGGATGATGCTGGAAACGCAGCTTTTTCGTGCCGGCAAACGGACGCATACGTTTCAGGCATTGAATGATGTGGGCATAGCCAAGGGATCCTTTTCCCGCATGGTGACCAACAAAGTATTGGTCAACGGGATGCTGCTCGGAAAATATTCTGGCGACGGCGTGCTGATTTCCAGTCCGACAGGCTCGACCGCCTATTCCCTTTCTGCAGGCGGGCCGATCATCAGCCCGAATGTAGAGGTATTGCTTTTCACCCCCATCGCCCCGCATACGCTGACCGCCCGTCCGATTGTCCTGTCGCCGGATGATGAAGTGGAGATCCAGGTTCTCTCCGATCATGAAGATCTGGGCTTGACCGTGGACGGGCAACTCGGCGTCCAGCTGCAACATGGGGATCAGATTCTGGTCCGTCGTTCCCCGTACACAACCCAGCTTGTCAAGTGGCGGGAGAATACGTTTTTTGAAGTGGTGCGGGAGAAGCTCCAGGGTCAAACCCAGGAAGAAGAGGAAGGGACTTGCAAGTGA
- a CDS encoding arginine repressor: MKAKRRLKIREIIATQDIETQEELAEALRQAGFPVTQATISRDIKEMQLVKTPTANGRYKYALPGDRGVSSLQKLRRALEDSFVKLDYTEYFLVLKTLPGNAHAVAALIDHLEWPEVMGTIGGDDTILIICRSQELTERVAERILELL; this comes from the coding sequence GTGAAGGCGAAAAGGCGTCTCAAGATTCGCGAAATCATTGCCACGCAAGATATAGAAACCCAGGAGGAATTGGCGGAGGCATTGCGGCAGGCAGGGTTTCCTGTCACGCAGGCGACGATTTCCCGCGACATCAAGGAAATGCAACTGGTGAAAACACCGACGGCAAATGGCCGCTACAAGTATGCGCTGCCTGGGGACAGGGGAGTCAGCTCGCTGCAAAAATTGCGCCGGGCGCTCGAAGACAGTTTCGTCAAGCTGGATTACACGGAGTATTTCCTTGTTTTAAAAACCTTGCCCGGAAATGCCCATGCCGTCGCGGCGCTGATCGATCACCTGGAATGGCCCGAGGTGATGGGAACCATTGGCGGTGACGATACTATTTTGATCATTTGCCGCAGTCAGGAACTGACGGAGAGGGTGGCGGAGCGGATTCTAGAATTGCTGTAG
- a CDS encoding 1-deoxy-D-xylulose-5-phosphate synthase — protein MLLEQIHSPEQLKTLPRHQLPQLAQEIRQFLIEKLSVTGGHLAPNLGVVELTLALHIIFDSPKDKIIWDVGHQSYVHKIITGRKEQFDTLRQFRGLSGFPRRSESVHDVWETGHSSTSLSAALGMAVARDLKRENHEVIAVIGDGALTGGMALEALNHIGHEKRKLIVVLNDNEMSISPNVGALHHYLGRLRTDKHYARVKDELEYFLKRVPAIGETLAKTAERLKDSLKYLVLDGILFEELGLTYLGPVNGHSLDELFSSLQQAKRLNEPVLVHVVTVKGKGYGPAEKDSVKYHGISPYKIESGEVMKTSAAPSYSSVMSRTLIQLAEEDPTIVAVTAAMPGGTGLDQFAAVFPERFFDVGIAEQHATTFCGGLATQGFKPVFAVYSTFLQRAYDQVIHDICRQNLHVVFMVDRAGLVGADGDTHQGVFDLAFLRVVPNMTLMMPRDENQLRHMVYTALYHCEGPVAVRYPRGNAQGLVPEQPRAIPIGKAEILQHGKKVAILAIGPMVEVALQAAELLRPYGVEPTVVDARFIKPLDEELLSRLPGEHELIVTIEEAARAAGFGSAVLEWYADQNIHVQIENIGLPDRFIEHGSIAQLRQSVQLTADECVLRIKRLLFQQKPDLWHA, from the coding sequence ATGCTCCTCGAACAGATCCACTCGCCTGAACAACTCAAAACGCTGCCCCGTCACCAGTTGCCCCAGCTTGCCCAAGAGATCCGGCAGTTTCTTATTGAGAAATTGTCAGTGACAGGCGGACATCTTGCGCCTAATCTGGGGGTTGTCGAACTGACGCTTGCCTTACATATCATTTTTGACTCTCCCAAAGACAAGATTATCTGGGATGTAGGCCACCAGAGTTATGTACACAAGATCATCACGGGCCGAAAAGAGCAGTTTGACACGCTTCGGCAATTCAGGGGCTTGAGCGGTTTTCCGAGACGCTCTGAGTCGGTGCATGACGTCTGGGAGACAGGGCATAGCAGCACCTCCCTGTCTGCAGCCCTTGGGATGGCTGTGGCTCGGGATCTGAAAAGAGAGAACCATGAAGTGATTGCCGTCATTGGCGATGGCGCGCTGACAGGGGGCATGGCGCTGGAGGCGTTGAATCACATCGGGCATGAAAAACGGAAGCTGATTGTCGTTCTCAACGATAACGAGATGTCGATTTCGCCCAACGTAGGCGCCTTGCACCACTATCTGGGGAGACTGCGGACAGACAAGCATTATGCCCGGGTGAAGGATGAGCTGGAGTACTTCCTCAAACGCGTGCCGGCTATCGGGGAGACGCTCGCCAAAACGGCGGAAAGACTCAAAGACAGCCTGAAGTATCTTGTTTTGGACGGCATCCTGTTTGAAGAACTGGGGTTGACGTACCTGGGTCCGGTGAACGGACATTCGCTGGATGAACTGTTTTCTTCGCTGCAACAGGCAAAACGGCTCAATGAGCCTGTATTGGTCCACGTGGTGACGGTCAAGGGGAAAGGATACGGTCCTGCAGAAAAGGATTCGGTCAAATACCACGGGATCAGCCCCTATAAGATCGAGTCAGGGGAAGTGATGAAAACCTCAGCCGCGCCGTCCTACAGCAGCGTGATGTCCAGGACTCTGATCCAGCTTGCCGAAGAGGATCCGACCATTGTGGCCGTGACGGCAGCTATGCCTGGCGGCACGGGACTGGACCAGTTTGCTGCCGTATTCCCGGAGCGCTTTTTTGATGTAGGGATCGCCGAGCAACATGCGACCACGTTTTGCGGCGGCCTGGCGACACAGGGATTCAAGCCTGTTTTTGCCGTTTATTCCACGTTTCTGCAAAGGGCCTATGATCAGGTGATCCACGACATTTGCCGGCAGAACCTGCACGTCGTCTTTATGGTGGATCGTGCCGGTCTGGTGGGAGCAGACGGAGACACCCACCAGGGGGTTTTTGATTTGGCCTTTTTGCGCGTCGTCCCCAATATGACCCTGATGATGCCCCGTGATGAAAACCAGTTGCGTCATATGGTCTACACAGCGCTGTACCATTGCGAAGGTCCGGTTGCCGTTCGGTACCCGAGGGGCAACGCCCAGGGGCTTGTGCCGGAACAACCGCGAGCCATCCCCATCGGCAAGGCAGAGATTTTGCAGCACGGGAAAAAGGTGGCCATCCTTGCCATCGGCCCGATGGTGGAAGTGGCCCTTCAGGCGGCAGAGCTTCTGCGGCCCTACGGGGTTGAACCGACCGTTGTGGACGCCCGCTTCATCAAACCGCTGGATGAAGAGCTGTTGTCACGGCTTCCCGGCGAACATGAGCTCATTGTGACCATTGAAGAAGCTGCCCGTGCGGCGGGATTCGGCAGCGCCGTGCTGGAATGGTATGCTGATCAGAACATTCATGTGCAGATTGAAAATATCGGGCTGCCCGATCGCTTCATCGAACACGGCAGCATCGCCCAGCTTCGTCAATCGGTCCAACTGACCGCCGATGAATGCGTCCTGCGGATCAAGCGCCTCCTGTTTCAGCAAAAGCCGGATCTCTGGCATGCCTAA
- a CDS encoding SpoIVB peptidase, which translates to MNQHWAKRLFGLITASLLLLFAFSSSFLEFSTLPDQLRFIKGSVHQLPKLSFTTVQTTNTDVLSLLDAEQQATTAFTFQTRQTGETQLQVKLFDKFPIKTVNVDVLPDIKLIPGGQSIGVQLQSAGVMVVGYHMVENSRHQQVSPAKKSDIQIGDLIVRLNKKPVLSSEQFTKQVQEAGEKGEPVEIELVRGKEKVQVRVLPEKNGSTGKYQVGLYVRDSAAGVGTLTFYHPEKKVYGALGHVITDMDTQKPIVVGDGKILLSHVSSIQRGESGSPGQKRAFFYHDKPIGTIEKNTPFGIFGKIENFPYNSLPREAIPVAYAEDVKKGPAEILTVVEGDKVQRYRIEIVDVFPQRYPATKGMIIRVTDPELLDKTGGIVQGMSGSPIIQNGCLVGAVTHVFVNDPTSGYATFIEWMLRDAGLLEQHPRTGESSSDFFAFLEGIP; encoded by the coding sequence TTGAATCAGCATTGGGCAAAACGTCTGTTCGGCCTTATTACCGCTTCGCTCTTGCTTCTTTTTGCTTTTTCATCCTCCTTTCTGGAATTTTCCACATTACCCGATCAACTTCGCTTTATCAAGGGCTCCGTTCATCAGCTGCCAAAGCTGAGCTTTACGACGGTCCAAACGACGAACACCGACGTTCTTTCTCTCCTCGACGCAGAGCAGCAAGCCACAACAGCGTTCACTTTTCAGACCAGGCAAACGGGAGAAACCCAACTGCAAGTCAAGCTTTTTGACAAGTTCCCGATTAAGACGGTCAATGTCGATGTCCTTCCTGACATCAAGTTAATCCCTGGGGGGCAATCCATTGGTGTCCAGCTTCAATCAGCCGGAGTGATGGTGGTCGGTTACCACATGGTTGAAAACTCCCGTCACCAACAAGTTTCACCCGCAAAAAAATCAGATATTCAAATTGGTGACCTGATTGTTCGCCTGAACAAAAAGCCGGTTCTCTCTTCGGAACAATTTACAAAACAGGTACAGGAGGCTGGGGAAAAAGGGGAGCCAGTCGAGATCGAACTGGTCAGAGGGAAAGAAAAAGTGCAAGTCCGGGTGCTGCCTGAAAAAAATGGAAGCACGGGAAAATATCAAGTCGGGCTCTATGTCAGAGATTCTGCCGCCGGTGTTGGCACACTGACGTTTTATCACCCGGAAAAAAAAGTTTACGGTGCCTTGGGCCATGTCATTACAGACATGGATACGCAAAAGCCCATCGTCGTCGGTGACGGAAAAATCCTCCTTTCCCATGTGTCGTCGATTCAACGGGGTGAAAGCGGCAGTCCGGGACAGAAGAGAGCTTTCTTCTACCATGACAAACCGATCGGAACGATCGAGAAGAATACGCCCTTCGGGATTTTTGGAAAGATAGAAAACTTTCCATACAACAGTTTGCCGCGGGAGGCCATTCCTGTCGCTTACGCCGAGGATGTGAAAAAAGGACCGGCAGAGATTCTGACTGTGGTTGAAGGGGACAAGGTGCAGCGTTACCGCATTGAGATTGTCGATGTCTTCCCGCAGCGATACCCAGCGACAAAAGGCATGATCATACGCGTCACCGATCCGGAGTTGCTTGACAAAACGGGTGGGATTGTCCAGGGCATGAGCGGCAGTCCCATCATCCAAAACGGCTGCCTCGTCGGTGCCGTGACCCATGTTTTCGTCAATGATCCCACGTCGGGTTATGCCACCTTTATCGAATGGATGTTGCGTGATGCGGGGTTATTGGAACAACATCCGAGGACAGGTGAATCGTCCTCGGATTTTTTTGCATTTTTAGAAGGAATTCCCTGA
- a CDS encoding DNA repair protein RecN: MLEELHIRQFVTFEELHLRFGRGLHILTGESGAGKSVILDALQLLMGQRASADYIRQGAEKSYLEALFTYHSTHPVRELLAAAGIAEEVETDGENGECYSLILQREITRQGRSTCRVNGHLVPLSLLRRLGEVLVNVYRQQESHTLNDLQVQRQWLDSLLPEEGKAHLQEYRKWWEKYRDWQQEYQHLLEREKQWLHQQDLYRYQLEEIRNASLEIGEEERLAAEQKILSHAEKIQYAMHSAYHALAASQGATDQLGKALADLEQIVHLDSELKPLIELLNQAYYATEEAIIQLRRKKETFHFDPHRLHQIEERVSLIQHLKRKYGDSIEAILSYARQIEAELAQLDQREERLAVLKRSISEAEQHMAMHAEKLSRFRRRLAEQLTEQIQAELNQLQLGNMRFLIQVLPRREGGADAPKRRVFDAQGMDEVLFLVSPYAGAEPLPISKVASGGELSRLMLALKTVFSSVVFSETKETTTIVFDEIDTGISGQSAQAVAEKLIRLSREHQVLCISHLPQVVCMADAHYLVQKEIGENGVTSGVRLLDRPERIQALARMLEGDHTSELSLQHAENMLRRAEQFKQTMWPA, encoded by the coding sequence ATGCTGGAAGAATTGCACATCAGGCAGTTTGTCACTTTTGAAGAGCTGCATCTGCGTTTCGGCCGCGGTTTGCATATCCTGACGGGGGAATCGGGAGCAGGTAAATCGGTGATTCTGGATGCGCTGCAGCTATTGATGGGACAGCGCGCATCAGCCGATTATATTCGTCAGGGAGCCGAGAAAAGCTACCTCGAAGCGCTTTTTACATATCATTCGACACACCCTGTGCGGGAACTTTTGGCAGCGGCGGGCATTGCCGAGGAAGTAGAAACTGACGGGGAAAACGGGGAATGCTATTCTTTAATCCTGCAACGGGAAATTACGCGGCAGGGGCGCAGCACCTGCAGGGTCAACGGGCATTTGGTCCCGTTAAGCCTGCTTCGCCGTTTGGGAGAGGTTCTGGTAAACGTGTACAGGCAGCAGGAAAGCCATACCCTGAACGATCTGCAGGTGCAACGCCAGTGGCTCGACAGTCTGTTGCCGGAGGAAGGAAAAGCCCACCTGCAGGAGTATCGCAAGTGGTGGGAAAAATACCGGGATTGGCAACAGGAGTACCAGCATCTTCTCGAGCGTGAAAAACAATGGCTGCATCAGCAAGACCTCTACCGTTACCAGCTGGAAGAAATCCGCAACGCCTCCCTTGAGATCGGTGAGGAAGAACGGCTTGCCGCGGAACAGAAAATCCTTTCTCACGCAGAAAAGATCCAATACGCCATGCACAGCGCATACCATGCGCTCGCTGCTTCCCAAGGCGCGACCGATCAACTGGGCAAGGCGCTTGCTGATTTGGAACAAATCGTCCATCTGGACAGTGAATTAAAGCCGCTGATCGAGCTTCTCAACCAGGCCTATTACGCGACAGAAGAGGCCATCATTCAGTTGCGCAGGAAAAAAGAAACGTTTCACTTCGATCCGCACCGGCTTCATCAGATAGAAGAGCGGGTCTCGCTTATCCAGCATTTGAAGCGAAAATACGGCGATTCCATTGAGGCCATCTTGTCCTATGCCCGGCAGATTGAAGCAGAACTGGCACAGCTGGACCAGAGGGAAGAACGGCTGGCAGTGTTGAAGCGATCCATTTCGGAAGCGGAACAACACATGGCCATGCATGCCGAAAAATTGTCACGTTTCCGCCGCCGGCTGGCCGAGCAGTTGACTGAACAAATCCAGGCCGAACTGAATCAACTGCAACTGGGGAATATGCGTTTTCTGATCCAGGTCCTCCCTCGCCGTGAAGGCGGGGCGGATGCCCCGAAACGCCGCGTGTTCGACGCGCAGGGAATGGACGAAGTGTTGTTTCTTGTCTCACCCTATGCGGGGGCCGAGCCGTTGCCGATATCCAAAGTGGCCTCAGGGGGCGAGTTGTCCCGGCTGATGCTGGCGTTGAAAACAGTGTTTTCCAGCGTTGTTTTTTCCGAAACCAAAGAGACGACCACCATTGTTTTTGATGAAATTGACACCGGAATATCCGGGCAGAGCGCCCAAGCGGTGGCGGAGAAATTGATTCGCCTTTCCCGGGAGCACCAAGTGCTCTGCATTTCCCACCTCCCCCAAGTGGTCTGTATGGCCGACGCCCACTACCTGGTGCAAAAAGAAATCGGCGAGAACGGTGTAACCTCCGGCGTCCGCCTTCTGGACAGGCCTGAGCGCATTCAGGCTTTAGCCCGTATGTTGGAAGGAGATCACACGTCGGAACTCTCCCTTCAACACGCGGAAAATATGCTCCGGCGTGCGGAACAATTCAAGCAAACGATGTGGCCCGCGTAG
- a CDS encoding sporulation transcription factor Spo0A: MEKVHVMIADDNREFTKLLSDFLEKEDRIEIVGTYYNGNEVVEALQTSSSLPDVIILDIIMPYLDGLGVLEQMKELRLSKSPKVIMLTAFGQESITKKAVDLGASYYILKPFDMQLLLQRIYQVADPVSYTLSGSGLRHHSLCLETPNGHEPVMLPGQGQNPLRELEIKVTDIIHEFGVPAHIKGYLYLREAIMMVYHEIELLGHITRKLYPRIAEKYMTTPSRVERAIRHAIEVAWNRGNLESIEKVFGYTVHLDRTKPTNSEFIAMIADKLRLELKAG; this comes from the coding sequence TTGGAGAAAGTCCATGTCATGATTGCAGACGATAATCGGGAATTTACGAAATTGTTGTCAGATTTTTTGGAGAAAGAAGATCGGATTGAAATTGTCGGTACATACTACAATGGAAATGAAGTCGTGGAAGCTTTGCAAACCTCTTCCAGCCTTCCGGATGTCATCATTCTGGACATCATCATGCCTTACCTGGACGGTCTAGGCGTGCTGGAGCAGATGAAAGAGCTCCGTTTGAGCAAGTCGCCGAAAGTGATCATGCTCACCGCTTTTGGGCAAGAGTCCATTACCAAAAAGGCGGTTGACCTGGGAGCCTCGTATTACATTTTGAAGCCGTTCGACATGCAGCTGTTGCTGCAGCGGATTTATCAAGTGGCTGATCCGGTGTCCTACACATTGTCTGGCTCTGGACTGCGGCACCATAGCCTGTGTCTGGAAACGCCCAATGGACACGAACCGGTCATGTTGCCGGGACAGGGACAAAACCCGCTCCGGGAGCTGGAGATCAAAGTCACCGACATCATTCACGAATTTGGCGTTCCGGCCCATATCAAGGGGTATCTTTATTTGCGCGAAGCCATTATGATGGTCTACCATGAGATTGAGTTGCTTGGTCATATCACGCGAAAGCTGTATCCTCGCATTGCCGAAAAATACATGACGACACCTTCCCGCGTGGAGCGAGCCATCCGGCACGCGATTGAGGTGGCCTGGAACCGCGGGAACCTGGAGTCCATCGAGAAAGTGTTTGGGTATACGGTACACCTGGATCGCACCAAGCCGACCAATTCCGAGTTTATTGCCATGATTGCGGACAAGCTTCGCCTGGAGTTAAAAGCGGGTTGA
- a CDS encoding RNA methyltransferase: MPKKNKMRIDQWLVEQGLMPSREKAQAAIMAGLVFVDGQRVEKAGSKVTPDAAVEIKGESMPYVSRGGLKLEKAIHTFGVSLQGATVLDIGASTGGFTDCALQHGARLVYAVDVGYGQLAWKLRQDPRVILFERTNFRYFQAERLTHGLPDWVTIDVSFISVRLIFPVLANFLPAESHVITLLKPQFEAGRQLVGKKGIVSDPEVHKKVLHQLLVAIAELGFHGLGLTFSPITGGDGNIEFLSLHQFLPGEKPDAISFQKVEEVVAAAHAELSSGRA, from the coding sequence ATGCCCAAGAAGAACAAGATGCGTATCGATCAATGGCTGGTTGAGCAGGGGTTGATGCCTTCACGGGAAAAGGCGCAGGCGGCGATCATGGCTGGCCTGGTGTTTGTGGATGGGCAGCGGGTGGAGAAAGCAGGAAGCAAAGTGACTCCCGACGCCGCCGTCGAAATCAAGGGAGAATCGATGCCTTACGTCAGCCGCGGGGGCCTCAAACTGGAAAAGGCGATCCACACGTTTGGTGTTTCCCTCCAGGGAGCCACGGTTCTGGACATCGGGGCTTCGACGGGCGGCTTTACCGATTGTGCCCTTCAGCACGGCGCGCGTCTGGTATATGCGGTCGATGTGGGGTATGGGCAGTTGGCATGGAAACTGCGGCAGGATCCGCGTGTCATCCTTTTTGAAAGGACCAATTTCAGATATTTTCAGGCTGAGCGACTGACACATGGCCTTCCTGATTGGGTGACCATCGATGTATCCTTCATTTCGGTCAGGTTGATTTTCCCGGTCCTTGCCAACTTTCTGCCCGCCGAAAGCCATGTGATCACCTTGCTGAAACCGCAATTTGAAGCCGGAAGGCAACTAGTGGGAAAAAAAGGGATCGTTAGCGATCCCGAAGTTCACAAAAAAGTGTTGCATCAGCTCCTTGTGGCGATAGCGGAGCTGGGTTTTCACGGGTTGGGCCTGACCTTTTCCCCCATTACGGGCGGGGATGGGAACATTGAATTCCTTTCCCTGCACCAATTTTTACCGGGAGAGAAACCGGACGCCATATCATTCCAGAAAGTGGAAGAAGTGGTTGCGGCTGCCCATGCTGAGCTGTCATCGGGGCGTGCTTGA